The nucleotide sequence TGTATGTATCATGTTGCTATAAAGCTGGTACATTTTTGGAGATGCGCTGAGCAGGTTCTCTGGTGAGGAGGATGATTTAAGCTCATGATACAGTCTGTGCACCAGGGTCCCATTGTAGAGCCTGTCAAAAGACGGGAGGGAAAGTAGCTAGCATCTAGCGCAGCTTGGTGCTGTTGGTACGAGTTATTATTTTATGGTTTGAGAACTCAAGATGTGAAGGGTATCCTTTACgacataaaaatgtattttaagacTCTGTATTTGAAGCAGGTACTTAAAAGCACCCAGCCTCCTTTCTCTCCTAGTTTGATAATATTTTTAGAGGTCTTAAGAATCGCCTCGTATCATGGGGATGAAAATGAAAAAAGCATAGAGGGAGTTTGGGGGCTGGTGGGGGAAAGTAGAGGAGAAAATTCAGTCGCATCTGCCACAGGACAACTTTCTTAAAGTGAGATGGCTGTAGGGACAAGGAGGAAGTCTGGCTGCGCAGAACAAATAGAGAATCTGGATGGAGGAGGCCAATCGTATAAAGAGCAGGCTTTTGGAGAGAGAAATCAGAAATTGCTGAACTAGGAAGGATGGAGGAAAGTCTATGATAAAGGATTTGATCTTGGCAAACCAAGAGCTGGTTTGATGAGGCAACTAGAACTGGCCTGGCTCCTTCCTGCCCAAAGTGGAAATACAGAGAGGGTGAGGTGGAGTGGCCATAATcaacatagaattgtggagttgaaagggaccctggggatcatctagtccaaccccctgcaatgcagaacatgcagttgtcccatataggaatcaaacctgcaaccttggggttgTCAGCAGCACACCGTTAACCACCTTGTTCACCTTATGCCTCGTCCAGTAAACTACCTTGAGAGAGTGCTtagacttgggactcagctacacagctgcaaataaaacgttttaaatgtgctgTAAACTGAAATATACAaaagtgacactagatggcgatggtgtgGTATGGcatattcaatatattttttgaaacgtttttttaaaaagcgttttctatgtgtgtgtagattccaccttggtGTGTGGGTCTTGGGAGAGGCTAAggaagcctttcccaacctggtaccctctagATAGTTTGAATTATAGTCCCCATCAGTCCCTGCCAACACAGCCGTCTAAAACAGGGCACCAAGTTGATGAAGCCTGGGCGAGGAATTCTGTTAGTGTACCTCTTAGGCATTTGGGTAACAGATTCCTTAGCCAAGCTTACCAACACGGCCTTCAGTCTGGTGTTGGAGCCCCATCTCTCAGTCCTGGGAAATTTTAACATTCACTCCGAGGCTGCTTTGTTGGTGTAGCTCAGGACTGTAGAATCATGGGGCTGTTTTATGCATTTCTGCTCCTATATGTCAGGGTGGCTAACCTCTGGCCTTTTGGATTTTGCTGGACTAAAACCACCACCATTCCTGACTTGGAAAAAAGAAGTGGGAAAACAGCAGCTGATTCAGTAGGACTTGCAGCCTTGGGAACTCTTACCGTGTAAGATCTGGCTCAAGGAGAGGACTACAAAGGAGTTGGTTGAGATACAatcccatctgaaggcagcactgccaCTGGCAGAAAATGTGGGCGGCGTCTAATTCCATTGCTTCTTTCTGAGAtgtctcttttttccatttcaagAACTGTTCATACACAATTTTATCGATCTCAATTGGTGGGCACTTGGGATCTGGACACGAATTAGTGCGCGGGGGAGAGAATTCAGAATGTTTTGAGACATTTAAGCACAAATGCATGCATTGCTATTCGAAATATTTGAAACATAACCATCTCTGCCAAATAGTAGTCACGGCCTACTTGATAACACCTaagcctattacagtggtacctcgggttaagtacttaattggttccggaggtctgtacttaacctgaaactgttcttaacctgaagcaccactttagctaatggggcctcctgctgctgccacgccgccggagcacaatttctgttctcatcttgaagcaaagttcttaacctgaagcactatttctgggttagcagagtctgtaacctgaagcgtctttaacctgaagcgtatgtaaccagaggtaccactgtaacgtgtTAAGAGAAAGTGGGGTTGAAGGGCTGGACCCAGACCAAAGAGACCAGCATTGAAATCCCCACTCCGCCAGAAAGtccactgggtaaccttgggacAGACACTGTCTtgcagtctaacctacctcacagggttgttgtgaggaggaaaTGGAGGGGAAAGGAACCATGTTATACTGCCTGGAGGTGCTTGGACCagatcagcgaggctgagagctTGGAGGTGCCTGGACCagatcagcgaggctgagagtcttgtggtctgggctgcccatggccactggtcccatcacctcctggcaaatagaaggggaagaaatggaggcagtgagagattttactttcttgggctccatgatcactgcagatggtgacagcagccacgaaattaaaagacgcctgcttcttgggagaagggcaatgacaggcctagacagcatcttgagaagtagagacgtcaccttgccaacaaaggtccgtatagttaaagccatggttttcccagtagtgatgtatggaagtgagagctggaccataaagaaggctgatcgccgaagaattgatgcttttgaattctggtgctggagaagactcttgagagtcccatggactgcaagaagatcaaacacatccattcttaaggaaatcagccctgagtgctcactggaaggacagatcgtgaagctgaggctttggccacctcatgagaagagaagactccctggagaagacactgatgctgggaaagatggagggcacaaggagaagggggcgacagaggacgagatggttggatagtgttttcgaggttaccagcatgagtctgaccaaactgcgggaggtagtggaggacagaggtgcctggcgtgctctggtccatggggtcacgaagagtcggacacgactaaacgactaaacaacaacaacaacaacaacaaaaagcaatggtctgatttcacccctggaggtgcactccatggtctctcgagacagatggatgccagcaacaaccaccttatactgagttagaccactggtccatttagttcCAGCattgtctccagggtttcagattgcATCCTCTCGCAGCCCAACctagagattccagggattgaacctgggcctctcctgcatgcaaagcagatcctctggCCTTTCATGTAAAAGCCCCAGTGTGCAAATTAAGAAAAGAGTCATTGGCAATGCCAGGATGAAAAAGAGGACTAAAGCTGAACCTACCTGGACTATGTATTGCTTTATCAAGTTCCCCAACTACGACTCCAAGTAGCAAGGCTTTCATGTGCTGCAACTTCGCTTTGGGTTCTGAATACTGCGTCCAGTAACAAGTCACGGCCAGAGGAAGCCGCAGGTGACAAGGAACTGGCTCCAGGATGCTGGCTGTCACTCCCAATGTCTCCAACAGAAGGATCAGGCGGTCTGCTAAGGGAACCTGTGCATAAAGAAATGGCCAAGCCTTCGTGAAATTTCAGCTGGGTGTGAATCATTTTGCAACTGGTGTGGATCCAACTGGGACCACGGGGAGATCTCTGGATACCAGGCTGGCAAtggacatctccatctggctggccctttCAGCTTTCTTAAGCTACTAGGGCagaggtttgcaacctttttgagcccacagctcccttgaccaactgcattctttctgcggcacccctgtggggctcaggaggcCAGTTGTGTCACCCCTAGCCTGCAGAGCTGgctgcccccacccctttttgaacaccctcccttgtggagtgttccctcagactcatctctcccctctcctggggagtcctctgggcagccgcagctgccccctggtctctgagctgccccctgaagagagatgcctcctcacattgccctacaggggcctgggaagcacccccaggccagccccagaggcaccattcgcctggggagcttgtagccagggctgctgcaacgaacagctgtgcaagcctttgggaggcagagatgtaaGAGGACCtaagaggaagggagagaaggaaagaggggcagaggccagtgttgcccacggcacccctgaccatcaggggccatggcacactggttgaaaaccactgagctAGGCtaaagagcttatttattgcattgaaatcccacctttttctccaaggagtacatggttcacccctcctcagttaatccctgcaatGACCCTATCAGGTAGGTTAAGAGGGTgtgactggcctgaggtcacccagggaacttcacgactgagtggtgatttgaaccctcatctcccaggtcctagtccgacactcttaaacactacaccacactagtttCCTACAGTAATTCTGCTATGGGACAGCTCTataaattaccgtacttttcactctataggacgcactttttcccctccaaaaattaaggggaaatgtgtgtgcgtcctatagagtgagtGCAGgatccttggcttcagcgatagcaacgcgaagcctctgaagcgcagagggagcgctccctccgcgctccggaggctttgcgttgctttcgctgaagcctggagagcgagaggtgtcagtgcgcaccgacccccctcgctctccaggcttcagggatagccgcctgaagcctttggagcgcagcgcgagttcccgctacgttctggaggcttcaggttcctttcgctgaaaccaggagagtcttgctctcccggcagggagaggctgcatgtGGCTATGGCAcgcgggcttctttagccccgcgcagcctctccctgctggaggggttGCATGCGGCTATGGCATgaatcccgctcgctgtcttggcttgtgccatagccacgcgcaacccctccagcagggagaggctgcacacagcctgtacgctgctctttggggctgagggggaaataagattttttttctggatttccctctctaaaaactaggtgcgccctatggtccggtgtgccctatggagcaaaaaatacggtaactaggtaaataaatatggggaaagctaaatgtcccttagagaaggatctgaattattttccttgaagcttgaatttgttttattctggatcattttatttgatgttttaatgtgttgtcaaCTGCGGTGAGATCTTTTCATTAAAATATGAAGTGgtaaagaaatgaaattaataataataataagtataattttttttgaaaaaaatggtaCCTAGACATTCTGTGATGGTGACAGGAACCGAGGTGTAAGATGCCATTTGGTGCTTCGCTTATCtgcctgagtttctaacaccgcTTAGGCTCCTGCTAACCATTAGGAATCTTATGCAGAGCTTTTGACAATTCAGCAAGCATTGCCCATGTATTTTCACATGTACCCAACTATAAAGGCTGGAaagctttctttttaaataaaaaattgaaagCTGATAGCCACAAGAAGTTGGATTCTGTGCCCAACATCacattatttcctccccccccccccacagaaccgCAGTATTCAAACACTACTGATATGTTTGCTTTATGCCTGCCATTTTGAGCCATTTACCTCGCTTAACGTATTCAGAGAGTACTGGTCGCTACAAAAATGTCCGGACAACGCTGCTGCTTGGACGAACTCTTTCTTGAGTGCTCTTTGTATTCTGTCAAATTCATGGAAAACGCGAGTGGGTGCTTTTCCCGAGGAGGTACTGACCGAACGCTGCGAACCGCCCAGAAGTAATCCATAGATGATTTGTCGAATTGGTAGAGATATGGCATTAGCACTAGGCCTTTGCATATTCTCTACCTGAACATGGAGAATTGTTCGTTTTAATATCAGGGCATCACTGACAAATGGTGCTATAAGGCCTTTTGCTAACGCAGTAAGAATCCACGGAGGCAACTCCAAATTCTTGGCTTCCTCCGATTCATAAACTCCATTCTGGAAAAAATCTTTGAGACTGACACTGGACGGTTCGTATTCCTCCATAAAAGCACAGAGAAGCTGCCTTGTTTCCTCTTTTTCGTGCTTGTTAACATACTTCAGTACATTTTCTATAGCCTCAGCAGGATCAGCAAAGCGAGACAGCCAGTTCAGCAACCCTTGAATGCGGACGTGCTTTCGACATTTCTGCCTGGAGCTTCCGACGGGAAGGCGTACCTTGCTAAAGAACATTTCTATAGCCGGCAGGTTAATATGGTCGTTGCCATTCATCACTGCAAAGAGAGGCAGGAGGGTTTTGTTCATATTGCTGAAATGGCCACAAAACCTCTCTAACGAGAAGCGCCGTGCTGGGATGTAGCAGTCTTGCGAGTCTTTGCAGGAGGCCAGGCTTCTCCACTGAAAGTAATTCAGAGGACAATAGCCGGCTTTCAGGTCAAAAATGCAAAAGTCGCTATCTAAAGTTAACACCGGGCAATTCAAGTGATTGGCTAATGACACAATGTCCCTGTCCGCTTCTGAAAAAGACTGGACGAAAGGCACTCGCAAGCTGGTCAAGATCTGCTTGAAGACTTCTCTAATGAGCAAAGGCAGTAGACTGCCACCACCGCCGCCACAGGAGAGGCAATAGGCTGCCAGGATCCTCTCCCGAGCTCTTTCCTTGATGGTTGCAAGCTTTTTGTCAGACGCATCGCACCCTCCATCTAGCACGACGTACGGCCGGATGTTGCACAGAGTCAGCGTTTCAAAAAACTTGCGGGCGACATCTGCAAACGAATCGTAATCCCCTCCGCGCCGCATGTCCAGGTTGGAATCAAAGTAAAGGCGATGGTACAGGTTATTTCCGTCAATTACTATACTGGTGTCCCTCAACTGCAGGTCAACAAAGAACTCTCTATGTTCCCCTACGTAGCTCATTAATCCGTGGATGCCCATGCTGCCGGGCTGAAACGCCCCTgctgaaacaaaagaagaaattagccctgCAGATGCAATGCCCAAACAGTGTGATTCAAGGGGAAACAAGTAAAAAACCTGCTGTCGGGATTGTAACTGGCACCCTTTTCACCTGGATCATTAATGGGCAACCAATGACCCATCTCAATCTGATTTGGAGCCGTTTTTTTGTTggccaacaaaaaacaaaaataaaggaaaTTCAAATTGCTATAGTCACAGATACCAAATACGTCTGGTTTTTCCTAGACATTTGATCAATTTATGGAAAATCCGCCTGGATGTTACTGCCGCCCGCTGAATCCCAGATATGTCTCCAAGTAGATTAATAGATTAATTTGATGAACTTTCAAAATGTATCCATTTTACCTTTGAACCCATTCTTAACTAGGGTTGGGCGGTATCGGGTGTTCAGCATCGTGATACATCCACCAGCTAAACGTCGCgctatactgatatatcacaatgtctgaaataaggatggagctatgtagaggcactggctggcttcatggtttcccccacattgtgatttttgcatagcgcatGCGCGCGCACAaacatcatgattcacaatatattgccaggtcaaaaagaCCAAAAGCAGGACGGAGTGGTGGTGGGTTTGGTCCTTAGAAGGCAGGGCTGGCAGACCCACTTAGCCTTCCTTTTTTTGGGACCGGCGGCGGGCAAGTGACCTTGGGGAGCCGCGAGTGGGTCAGCTGCCGCCGCCTGACCGGTTGCAGGGGCTGGGGAAGCCTCTCTTGGCCGGGTCGGCGGGGAGCGCCTTGCTTCTGCCTTGGCCAGCTCCCTTGCGGGTGGATGAAGTACCCGATCCCAATGGATCCTAGAGACGCAATTGCAGAAAGGAGGGCGTCTTTTTGCTAAATTGGAAGCTCCTCGGAGTGCCCTTTTAATCTCCCATTTAGCAATTCGGATTTACATGGCCATAACTGGCTATAAGTGAAGGTGCTCTGCAGGTCCATAGGGGCAATACTGGCCAGTTTCTCATTCGTCCTTCACCTATGTTTCCAATTTGCTGAGGCTTTGTAGGAAATTGCTGGACTGATACCACCAGTGCATTATGTGTATTCTTCAGCAACATGGTGCATGCTCAGGTTACACTTAAAAGCGGGTTGGTTTAAGAGATGCTGAGCGTACACTTTTGCTttataagattaaaaacac is from Podarcis raffonei isolate rPodRaf1 chromosome 12, rPodRaf1.pri, whole genome shotgun sequence and encodes:
- the ASTE1 gene encoding protein asteroid homolog 1; translation: MGIHGLMSYVGEHREFFVDLQLRDTSIVIDGNNLYHRLYFDSNLDMRRGGDYDSFADVARKFFETLTLCNIRPYVVLDGGCDASDKKLATIKERARERILAAYCLSCGGGGGSLLPLLIREVFKQILTSLRVPFVQSFSEADRDIVSLANHLNCPVLTLDSDFCIFDLKAGYCPLNYFQWRSLASCKDSQDCYIPARRFSLERFCGHFSNMNKTLLPLFAVMNGNDHINLPAIEMFFSKVRLPVGSSRQKCRKHVRIQGLLNWLSRFADPAEAIENVLKYVNKHEKEETRQLLCAFMEEYEPSSVSLKDFFQNGVYESEEAKNLELPPWILTALAKGLIAPFVSDALILKRTILHVQVENMQRPSANAISLPIRQIIYGLLLGGSQRSVSTSSGKAPTRVFHEFDRIQRALKKEFVQAAALSGHFCSDQYSLNTLSEVPLADRLILLLETLGVTASILEPVPCHLRLPLAVTCYWTQYSEPKAKLQHMKALLLGVVVGELDKAIHSPDPKCPPIEIDKIVYEQFLKWKKETSQKEAMELDAAHIFCQWQCCLQMGLYLNQLLCSPLLEPDLTRLYNGTLVHRLYHELKSSSSPENLLSASPKMYQLYSNMIHTVKDIAPPDFFQKKKKPKSRRKKNNQTTDQGLDKRESAMLETLPSCSINNRFEALMVEN